A single Cnuibacter physcomitrellae DNA region contains:
- the lpdA gene encoding dihydrolipoyl dehydrogenase yields MSEQKFDIVVLGGGSGGYAAALRATELGFSVALIEKDKVGGTCLHRGCIPTKALLHAAEVADVSRESEKFGVRSTFEGIDLPSVKEYRDEVVQSKFKGLQGLLKARKITTIAGEGRLTSPTTVQVGDDTIVGDKVVLATGSYSRTLPGLEIGGRVITSETALALDWIPNKVVILGGGVIGVEFASVWKSFGADVQIVEALPHLVPNEDEAISKQFERAFRKRGIQFNLGTRFSGVTQDDQGVVVTLEDGKTFEGDILLVAVGRGPATQGLGFEEAGITVDRGFVITNDRLETSVPGVYAVGDIVPGLQLAHRGFQQGIFVAEEIAGLNPQIVEDVNIPKVTYSEPEVASVGLTEAKAAAQYGADSITAYDYSLAGNGKSHILGTSGSIKVVRVNDGPVVGVHMIGARVGELIGEAQLVVNWEAYPEDIAPLVHAHPTQNEALGEAFLALAGKPLHAL; encoded by the coding sequence GTGTCGGAACAGAAGTTTGACATTGTCGTGCTCGGCGGCGGCAGCGGCGGATACGCTGCAGCGCTGCGAGCGACCGAGCTGGGGTTCTCGGTGGCGCTCATCGAGAAGGACAAGGTCGGCGGCACCTGCCTGCACCGGGGCTGCATCCCGACGAAGGCCCTGCTCCACGCGGCCGAGGTCGCGGACGTGAGCCGCGAGTCGGAGAAGTTCGGCGTGCGCTCGACGTTCGAGGGCATCGACCTGCCGTCGGTGAAGGAGTACCGCGACGAGGTCGTGCAGAGCAAGTTCAAGGGTCTGCAGGGGCTGCTGAAGGCGCGCAAGATCACCACGATCGCCGGTGAGGGTCGGCTCACGTCGCCCACCACGGTCCAGGTCGGCGATGACACGATCGTCGGCGACAAGGTCGTCCTCGCCACCGGCTCCTACTCGCGCACGCTGCCCGGCCTCGAGATCGGCGGTCGCGTGATCACGTCCGAGACCGCGCTGGCCCTCGACTGGATCCCGAACAAGGTCGTCATCCTCGGCGGCGGCGTCATCGGCGTCGAGTTCGCGAGCGTGTGGAAGTCGTTCGGCGCCGACGTGCAGATCGTGGAGGCGCTGCCCCACCTGGTCCCGAACGAGGACGAGGCGATCAGCAAGCAGTTCGAGCGTGCGTTCCGCAAGCGCGGCATCCAGTTCAACCTCGGCACCCGCTTCTCCGGTGTCACCCAGGACGACCAGGGCGTCGTCGTGACCCTCGAGGACGGCAAGACCTTCGAGGGCGACATCCTCCTGGTCGCCGTCGGCCGCGGCCCGGCCACCCAGGGCCTCGGCTTCGAGGAGGCGGGCATCACCGTCGACCGCGGCTTCGTGATCACCAACGACCGTCTCGAGACGAGCGTGCCCGGCGTCTACGCCGTCGGCGACATCGTCCCCGGACTCCAGCTGGCCCACCGCGGCTTCCAGCAGGGCATCTTCGTCGCCGAGGAGATCGCGGGCCTCAACCCGCAGATCGTCGAGGACGTCAACATCCCCAAGGTCACCTACTCCGAGCCCGAGGTCGCCTCGGTCGGTCTGACCGAGGCGAAGGCGGCCGCCCAGTACGGCGCCGACTCGATCACCGCCTACGACTACAGCCTCGCCGGCAACGGCAAGAGCCACATCCTCGGCACCTCCGGCTCGATCAAGGTCGTGCGCGTCAACGACGGCCCGGTCGTCGGGGTGCACATGATCGGCGCCCGTGTCGGCGAGCTCATCGGCGAGGCCCAGCTCGTGGTCAACTGGGAGGCCTACCCGGAGGACATCGCCCCCCTGGTCCACGCCCACCCCACCCAGAACGAGGCCCTCGGAGAGGCGTTCCTCGCTCTCGCCGGCAAGCCGCTCCACGCGCTCTGA
- the sucB gene encoding 2-oxoglutarate dehydrogenase, E2 component, dihydrolipoamide succinyltransferase yields MSESVNLPALGESVTEGTVTRWLKNVGDRVEVDEPLLEVSTDKVDTEIPSPVAGVIEEILVPEDETVEVGTALVRIGDGSGAAAPAEPEAPQQQEPETVVTPSAEAPAPAEEPAPAAPAPVTQAPAAPAAPAAPPAPPAPPAAPAAPAQAAPAAPAAPAPAAAAPAAPAAPAAPAAPAAPAAPAAAESGNAGYVTPIVRKLAHDQGVDLATVTGTGVGGRIRKEDVLAAAASASTGSTAAPAAASTKLETSPLRGTTQPMSRLRKVVAERAVASLQASAQLTTVVEVDVTKVAALRDRVKAQFLEKTGSKLSFLPFFALAATEALKAYPIINATVDGENIVYPDHEGLSIAVDTERGLLTPVVKNAGDLDIAGFAKEIADLAERTRDNKLKPDELAGGTFTLTNTGSRGALFDTPLVFLPQSAILGTGAVVKRPAVVKVDGADAIAVRSTVYLALSYDHRIIDGADAARFLTAVKNRLEEGAFDADLGI; encoded by the coding sequence ATGAGCGAATCCGTCAACCTCCCCGCGCTCGGAGAGAGCGTCACGGAGGGCACGGTCACCCGCTGGCTGAAGAACGTCGGCGATCGAGTCGAGGTCGACGAGCCCCTGCTCGAGGTGTCGACCGACAAGGTCGACACCGAGATCCCGTCGCCCGTCGCGGGTGTGATCGAGGAGATCCTCGTCCCTGAGGACGAGACCGTCGAGGTCGGCACCGCGCTGGTCCGCATCGGTGACGGGTCGGGGGCAGCGGCGCCCGCCGAGCCCGAGGCGCCGCAGCAGCAGGAGCCCGAGACCGTCGTCACGCCGTCGGCCGAGGCCCCGGCTCCCGCTGAGGAGCCCGCTCCCGCTGCGCCCGCCCCGGTGACGCAGGCTCCCGCGGCGCCCGCCGCTCCTGCTGCTCCCCCGGCCCCGCCCGCTCCGCCGGCCGCCCCCGCTGCGCCGGCCCAGGCCGCGCCCGCCGCTCCGGCGGCACCCGCCCCCGCTGCCGCTGCACCGGCCGCGCCCGCTGCACCGGCGGCTCCGGCCGCTCCGGCCGCCCCCGCTGCTCCGGCCGCGGCCGAGTCGGGCAACGCCGGGTACGTCACCCCGATCGTCCGCAAGCTCGCGCACGACCAGGGCGTCGACCTCGCCACCGTGACGGGCACGGGCGTCGGCGGACGCATCCGCAAGGAGGACGTCCTCGCCGCCGCGGCCTCGGCCTCGACCGGTTCGACGGCGGCCCCCGCTGCGGCCTCGACCAAGCTCGAGACGTCGCCGCTGCGCGGCACCACGCAGCCGATGTCCCGCCTCCGCAAGGTCGTCGCCGAGCGTGCCGTGGCGTCGCTTCAGGCGTCGGCGCAGCTCACCACCGTGGTGGAGGTCGACGTCACCAAGGTGGCGGCGCTCCGCGACCGCGTGAAGGCGCAGTTCCTGGAGAAGACGGGCAGCAAGCTGTCGTTCCTCCCCTTCTTCGCGCTCGCCGCGACGGAGGCGCTGAAGGCGTACCCGATCATCAACGCGACGGTCGACGGGGAGAACATCGTCTACCCCGACCACGAGGGCCTGAGCATCGCCGTCGACACCGAGCGCGGACTCCTCACCCCCGTGGTGAAGAACGCGGGCGACCTCGACATCGCGGGCTTCGCGAAGGAGATCGCCGACCTCGCCGAGCGGACCCGCGACAACAAGCTGAAGCCCGACGAGCTGGCCGGCGGCACCTTCACGCTGACCAACACGGGCTCGCGCGGCGCGCTCTTCGACACCCCGCTGGTGTTCCTGCCTCAGAGCGCGATCCTCGGAACGGGTGCGGTCGTCAAGCGCCCGGCCGTGGTCAAGGTCGACGGGGCCGACGCGATCGCCGTCCGGTCGACCGTGTACCTGGCGCTGAGCTACGACCACCGCATCATCGACGGCGCCGACGCCGCGCGCTTCCTCACGGCGGTCAAGAACCGTCTCGAGGAGGGCGCCTTCGACGCCGACCTGGGGATCTGA